Proteins encoded within one genomic window of Brassica rapa cultivar Chiifu-401-42 chromosome A09, CAAS_Brap_v3.01, whole genome shotgun sequence:
- the LOC103839730 gene encoding uncharacterized protein LOC103839730 translates to MTYNAESSSFRRSRSIGGRRMCDCGLPAKIFTAWTNKNPGRKFFGCELYKEMGNEHCKFFEWFDEGEVTGWPKRALIEARDEIREKRRVINELRNRNLELSMELEKKEAAKSNGSEDEMKRLNPNLGWKNKFLKLCCIVSD, encoded by the exons ATGACTTACAACGCTGAATCTTCGAGTTTTAGGCGGAGCAGATCTATTGGAGGCAGAAGAATGTGTGACTGTGGGTTGCCCGCCAAGATTTTCACTGCGTGGACAAATAAGAATCCTGGGCGAAAATTTTTTGGTTGTGAACTGTATAAG GAAATGGGCAATGAACACTGCAAATTCTTTGAATGGTTCGATGAAGGAGAAGTCACTGGGTGGCCAAAAAGAGCGTTGATTGAAGCTAGAGATGAAATTAGAGAGAAAAGAAGAGTGATCAATGAACTGAGAAATAGAAATTTGGAACTTTCTATGGAATTGGAGAAGAAAGAGGCTGCAAAATCAAATGGAAGTGAAGATGAGATGAAACGTTTGAACCCCAACCTTGGATGGAAGAATAAGTTTCTGAAACTGTGTTGTATTGTTAGTGATTAA
- the LOC103839627 gene encoding uncharacterized protein LOC103839627: MSVSVKVKCFHSGRFKDEGGLCYVDGTVDEFELDADSLFTNLVMKMFEKRIVIGKLWFKLPFHELEDRKPLFENVEANKKRMESSARWYKELDIYVERDRVVLAEEGSTNVGVQERVMNVEPEEEGLHDRAEKQCEKLCEKLAEKNSETGLMFDEDEDEALDTLYDPLADDSDDEKCSEDALSESSESNDEAEVVEEDIVDIDNVNYEEQIPDEDEVYPATDDSSGDEEEQAERLVQRGLPDGVFSLRQLFSSGSEFNKNVIRYILKTGRNVVFDRWEKTKLGAKCGEKNCGWRIYCSVEEPIGKWMVKVYEDEHQCHPVGRCKLIKSPVVADLFLEDIRRDPEMSAPEIKDEMKRRYNIIISPAQSQVARRLIFDKLQAETDEQFARLRDYEHEIKRTNKNTTVEINTTRREDGSEAFSQMYLCFAALKTSWKQHCRPVIGLDGTFLKHSMQGMILTAIGRDPNNQIYPIAWAVVSSENNDNWEWFIHKVKVDLDLGEGDEITIISDMHRSLIHGVATELPKAEHRACARHIYANLKKLHKSDTLKPMFWRVTSSYNEADFKQNLAAFREFDPLACDELLKRDHRTWCRAFFRIGCCCADTHNNLTESFNRTLKVARKKPFVQMLELIRRDAMQRIANRFELARKEPARHTKKARKEVEKSCDEAQHCRSVSSTGGRYEVVEGTNGYSVKLHKRTCACRKWDLTGIPCRHAVCAIRENTGLVEDYISDYYTTEKWRETYRRDLKPVNGPKFWVECGGGRIVGPPYKRPPGRPKGKARIKGVHESPSKKRVGRKGRVPHCGICSEKGHNSRTCPTESPETREKRRRLSKQCEEDAEEAAARNGQDEANDEAQETAEMEADLAAQMEDQVEVEFISSTAPQPSQPSQGNQAPQRNLRRSSRLAALLFG, encoded by the exons ATGAG TGTCTCGGTGAAAGTGAAATGCTTTCACTCTGGTCGGTTTAAAGATGAAGGTGGATTGTGTTATGTAGATGGAACCGTCGACGAGTTCGAGTTGGATGCGGATTCTCTTTTCACGAACTTGGTAATGAAGATGTTTGAGAAAAGGATAGTGATTGGGAAGTTGTGGTTCAAGCTACCATTCCATGAGTTGGAAGATAGGAAACCTTTATTTGAAAATGTCGAAGCCAATAAGAAGAGAATGGAATCTTCAGCGCGTTGGTACAAGGAGCTCGACATCTATGTAGAGAGAGATAGGGTTGTTCTAGCTGAAGAAGGTAGCACGAATGTTGGAGTTCAAGAAAGGGTTATGAACGTTGAACCAGAAGAAGAGGGTCTGCATGATAGAGCTGAAAAACAGTGTGAGAAGCTCTGTGAAAAGCTGGCTGAAAAGAATTCTGAGACGGGTTTGATgtttgatgaagatgaagatgaggcGTTAGACACTTTGTATGATCCTCTTGCAGACGACTCGGATGATGAGAAGTGTTCAGAAGATGCCTTGTCAGAATCTTCAGAATCGAATGATGAGGCGGAAGTTGTTGAAGAGGATATAGTAGACATCGACAATGTGAACTATGAGGAACAGATACCAGACGAAGATGAGGTGTACCCTGCTACAGacgattcatctggtgatgaagAAGAACAAGCTGAGAGATTAGTGCAAAGGGGTTTACCGGATGGAGTGTTCAGCTTGAGACAGCTCTTCAGCAGTGGGTCAGAATTTAACAAGAATGTCATAAGATACATCCTGAAGACTGGGCGTAATGTGGTATTTGATAGATGGGAAAAGACTAAGCTTGGTGCAAAGTGTGGTGAAAAGAATTGTGGATGGAGGATATATTGCTCTGTTGAAGAACCTATCGGCAAATGGATGGTTAAGGTATATGAAGATGAGCATCAATGTCATCCTGTGGGGCGGTGCAAGCTTATCAAGAGCCCTGTTGTTGctgatttgtttcttgaagATATAAGGCGAGATCCAGAGATGAGTGCACCGGAGATCAAAGATGAAATGAAAAGGAGATACAACATTATCATCTCGCCTGCTCAGTCACAAGTTGCTAGAAGACTGATTTTCGATAAGTTGCAAGCTGAAACTGATGAACAATTTGCAAGACTTAGAGACTACGAGCATGAAATCAAGAGGACCAACAAAAACACTACTGTGGAGATCAACACAACTCgtagagaagatggaagtgaaGCATTTTCACAAATGTACTTATGCTTTGCGGCTCTAAAGACTTCATGGAAGCAACACTGCAGACCAGTTATTGGTTTGGACGGTACGTTTTTGAAGCACTCAATGCAGGGAATGATATTAACTGCTATTGGAAGGGATCCTAATAACCAGATATACCCGATAGCGTGGGCTGTAGTTTCTTCTGAAAATAATGATAATTGGGAGTGGTTTATCCACAAAGTCAAGGTCGACTTGGACTTGGGTGAAGGCGATGAGATCACAATAATATCTGATATGCACAGAAGTTTGATCCACGGTGTTGCTACTGAGTTGCCAAAGGCAGAGCATCGGGCTTGTGCAAGACATATCTACGCCAATCTGAAGAAACTGCACAAGTCAGACACACTGAAGCCAATGTTTTGGAGGGTCACAAGCAGCTACAATGAAGCTGATTTCAAGCAAAATTTAGCTGCATTTAGAGAGTTTGACCCCTTGGCATGTGATGAGCTCCTTAAGAGAGACCACCGGACTTGGTGTAGGGCGTTTTTTAGGATTGGTTGCTGTTGTGCAGACACACACAACAACTTGACAGAGTCCTTTAATAGGACTCTAAAGGTGGCACGGAAGAAACCTTTTGTCCAGATGTTAGAGCTGATAAGGAGAGATGCAATGCAAAGGATTGCCAACCGCTTTGAACTAGCTCGTAAGGAACCTGCAAGGCATACTAAGAAAGCAAGAAAGGAGGTTGAGAAGTCGTGTGATGAAGCTCAACACTGTCGTTCTGTCTCTAGCACTGGTGGGAGGTATGAGGTTGTTGAGGGAACTAATGGATACTCGGTGAaattgcacaagaggacatgtgCGTGTAGAAAGTGGGATCTAACTGGGATTCCATGTCGTCATGCTGTGTGTGCGATCAGGGAGAACACAGGCTTGGTTGAAGACTACATATCTGATTACTACACGACCGAGAAATGGAGAGAGACTTATCGAAGAGATTTGAAGCCGGTCAATGGACCAAAATTTTGGGTTGAGTGTGGAGGAGGACGCATTGTTGGACCACCTTACAAACGTCCTCCAGGAAGACCTAAGGGAAAAGCTAGGATCAAAGGAGTACATGAGTCACCCTCAAAAAAGAGGGTTGGTCGCAAAGGAAGGGTACCACACTGTGGTATTTGCAGTGAGAAAGGTCATAACTCAAGGACATGCCCCACTGAG TCTCCGGAGACCAGGGAAAAACGAAGACGGCTAAGTAAGCAATGTGAAGAAGATGCTGAAGAAGCAGCTGCAAGGAATGGTCAAGATGAAGCAAACGATGAAGCTCAGGAAACAGCTGAAATGGAAGCTGATTTGGCAGCTCAAATGGAAGATCAAGTAGAAGTTGAGTTTATTTCTTCTACTGCACCTCAGCCAAGCCAACCAAGCCAAGGAAACCAAGCACCACAACGAAACCTCAGAAGAAGCAGTCGCTTGGCAGCTTTGCTTTTCGGTTGA